One Candidatus Nitrososphaera evergladensis SR1 genomic window carries:
- a CDS encoding DNA-binding protein — protein sequence MSTSTNTTRPPKASNEIFIGKKPLMTYVTATLVQLANEPTVVIKARGKSITRAVDVAQIIVKRMDTIGYKIGPIKLGSEQVTSEDGKMRNVSTIDVPISRTK from the coding sequence TTGTCTACCAGCACCAATACAACCAGACCGCCAAAGGCATCTAACGAGATTTTTATCGGCAAAAAGCCATTGATGACCTACGTTACCGCCACGCTGGTGCAGCTGGCCAACGAACCGACGGTTGTCATAAAGGCCAGGGGCAAGAGCATCACCCGGGCTGTAGACGTGGCGCAGATAATTGTCAAGAGGATGGACACCATCGGCTACAAGATTGGCCCAATAAAGCTCGGCTCTGAGCAGGTGACGTCTGAGGACGGCAAGATGAGAAACGTGTCCACGATAGACGTGCCCATCTCGCGTACAAAGTAA
- the pth2 gene encoding peptidyl-tRNA hydrolase Pth2 yields MVIRRDLGMGTGKIAAQVAHAAVMAAERTKQKKPDWFDSWFEGGQAKVVVKVQSFEELIDVKNHAESLKLPVVLVQDSGLTQVPPGTATCVGIGPAPADLVDKVTERLKLL; encoded by the coding sequence ATGGTGATAAGAAGGGACCTTGGCATGGGCACGGGCAAGATAGCCGCGCAGGTGGCGCACGCCGCGGTGATGGCTGCCGAGCGCACCAAGCAGAAAAAGCCGGACTGGTTCGACTCTTGGTTTGAGGGAGGGCAGGCCAAGGTGGTCGTAAAGGTGCAGAGCTTTGAGGAGCTCATAGACGTCAAAAACCACGCCGAAAGCCTGAAACTTCCAGTGGTGCTCGTGCAGGACAGCGGCCTCACGCAGGTGCCGCCGGGCACGGCAACGTGCGTCGGGATTGGCCCTGCGCCGGCGGACCTTGTCGACAAGGTCACAGAGCGATTGAAACTGCTCTAG
- a CDS encoding radical SAM protein: MPSLLAFAYGITRQKYSGHFTKNITMGGVDTIRTLKLLGKWSANRAVGRRRPLIAVFSMTHYCNFYCPMCPFGDADKEGQIATAKRRDLTTEQWKAVFDKVSKYCVWAIVEGGEPTSRPDFMELVKYLHGLKMPITLISNCSLLHTIDLDELKKHIQFVTCSIDSTYEEPYCKVRGVNPHMYRRVMDNLRLLTEHKVPHYLNSVITKYNTEEFIDQTYFDRAKELGASAVSFTFVEDRSDVDYSLLPDRQTMNKVCESILDYMGKQQKAGGLPVMIPQEYFQQILEHGRGLFDECGVWKSIFVNGDGTVMVPCWKFNSPENTYSLLEHSVDEIWSAPQWDIARTCHDCEVLGCIWYSSQPVSTFARNYMRGLGKIISQERPELAEAV; the protein is encoded by the coding sequence ATGCCCTCTCTGTTAGCCTTTGCGTACGGCATAACAAGGCAGAAATACTCCGGGCATTTTACAAAAAATATCACAATGGGAGGAGTAGACACCATAAGGACGCTAAAGCTGCTTGGCAAGTGGTCCGCAAACAGGGCAGTCGGCAGGAGGCGCCCTCTGATCGCAGTATTCAGCATGACCCATTACTGCAACTTTTACTGCCCCATGTGCCCCTTTGGAGACGCAGACAAGGAAGGCCAAATAGCGACTGCAAAGCGCAGGGACCTGACTACCGAGCAATGGAAGGCGGTCTTTGACAAGGTGTCAAAATACTGCGTATGGGCCATAGTGGAGGGAGGCGAGCCCACGAGCAGGCCGGACTTTATGGAGCTTGTGAAATACCTGCACGGACTGAAAATGCCCATTACGCTCATCTCCAACTGCTCGCTTTTGCACACAATCGACCTTGACGAGCTGAAAAAGCACATCCAGTTTGTCACGTGCAGCATTGATTCTACTTATGAGGAACCGTACTGCAAGGTGCGCGGCGTCAACCCGCACATGTACCGCAGGGTGATGGACAACCTGCGCCTTTTGACGGAGCACAAGGTCCCGCACTACCTCAACAGCGTCATCACGAAATACAACACAGAAGAGTTCATTGACCAGACGTATTTTGACAGGGCAAAGGAGCTTGGCGCAAGCGCAGTCTCGTTCACGTTTGTCGAGGACAGGTCAGACGTAGACTATTCGCTTTTGCCGGACAGACAGACAATGAACAAGGTGTGCGAAAGCATACTCGACTACATGGGCAAGCAGCAAAAAGCAGGAGGTTTGCCAGTCATGATCCCGCAGGAGTATTTCCAGCAGATACTTGAGCACGGCCGCGGGCTGTTTGACGAATGCGGCGTATGGAAGAGCATCTTTGTAAACGGCGACGGAACGGTGATGGTCCCATGCTGGAAGTTCAACAGCCCAGAAAACACGTACAGTCTCCTTGAGCACTCGGTGGACGAGATATGGAGCGCGCCGCAGTGGGACATTGCAAGGACGTGCCACGACTGCGAGGTGCTCGGCTGCATCTGGTATTCCTCGCAACCCGTGTCGACGTTTGCAAGAAACTATATGCGCGGCCTTGGCAAGATAATAAGCCAGGAGCGCCCAGAGCTTGCAGAGGCCGTCTAA
- a CDS encoding DMT family transporter — translation MTAPEQASPAGTQKKQQGYLGYLSVLIASALFGSVFAVTKVPLASIDPLALSAVIYVIAGLTLVPFAKASFRLQRREARYMIAITAFGAVAAPVLLLHGLQMTEASDASILANGEVLFTVILSSLFFGERPHGKLGLAAVALVIVGLFMATTDMKFSSGTIIELNAGNLMILASMFFWAIDNNFSRKLTTFSDISPAKMAMIKSLAGGLVLLGVTAAAGKWGALGNISAQLWLIIITLSASGFGGALLFFLAGIKRIGTIKTMAVFSMTPIFGIVIAAAALGESISVFQAIATGLIIIGILIVSRR, via the coding sequence TTGACTGCGCCCGAACAGGCTTCTCCGGCAGGGACACAGAAGAAACAGCAAGGATACCTGGGCTACCTGTCGGTATTGATAGCCTCGGCGCTCTTTGGCTCTGTGTTTGCAGTCACCAAGGTGCCGCTTGCAAGCATCGACCCGCTTGCGCTTTCCGCGGTTATCTATGTGATCGCAGGGCTGACGCTTGTGCCCTTTGCCAAGGCATCATTCCGCCTGCAAAGGCGAGAGGCGCGCTACATGATTGCCATTACCGCGTTTGGGGCGGTAGCTGCACCCGTCCTTCTTTTGCACGGTCTTCAGATGACCGAGGCATCCGACGCCTCAATCCTGGCAAACGGCGAGGTGCTGTTTACCGTAATCCTGTCGTCGCTGTTCTTTGGGGAAAGGCCGCATGGCAAGCTTGGACTTGCCGCAGTCGCGCTTGTCATTGTGGGGTTGTTCATGGCCACAACTGACATGAAGTTCTCCTCCGGCACGATAATCGAACTCAACGCCGGCAACCTGATGATCCTTGCGTCCATGTTCTTCTGGGCCATTGACAACAATTTCAGCAGAAAGCTGACGACGTTTTCTGACATCAGCCCTGCCAAGATGGCCATGATAAAGTCGCTTGCAGGTGGGCTGGTGCTCCTTGGCGTGACTGCCGCTGCGGGCAAGTGGGGCGCGCTTGGAAACATTAGCGCGCAGCTGTGGCTCATAATAATCACGCTGTCTGCATCAGGCTTTGGAGGCGCCCTCTTGTTCTTCCTTGCCGGCATCAAAAGGATAGGCACGATAAAGACAATGGCCGTGTTTTCGATGACTCCGATATTTGGAATAGTGATAGCGGCAGCCGCGCTTGGCGAGTCAATAAGCGTGTTTCAGGCCATCGCCACCGGTCTGATAATCATTGGAATCCTCATAGTCAGCAGGCGCTAG
- a CDS encoding LysE family transporter: MLRIWHMDVLAFGAEVVAVSASGVLAPGPLFVANMMYGTRQGALSGIKVAHGHAVVEIVVIAVIAAGLFSASAFIADYASVIAIIGGVSIIGFAILQIVGIITTARKSKQERKTETVRRKNGPFAAGVMFSALNPFFLVWWLTVGLKLVSDSAAFGAVAGPALLFGMHVWMDYVWLAATAYLASKGSSVLKSKYYRVLMLVLAGLLLYYGVQFLINGVMMIIIK, encoded by the coding sequence GTGCTACGCATATGGCACATGGATGTCCTTGCCTTTGGCGCAGAGGTAGTCGCAGTATCGGCCTCGGGAGTGCTTGCACCCGGACCGCTGTTTGTTGCAAACATGATGTACGGGACAAGACAGGGCGCGCTTTCTGGAATCAAGGTCGCGCACGGACACGCGGTTGTCGAAATCGTGGTGATCGCCGTAATTGCGGCAGGGCTCTTTTCCGCCTCGGCTTTTATCGCAGACTATGCAAGCGTGATAGCAATAATCGGTGGCGTGTCAATAATTGGCTTTGCCATCCTGCAAATAGTCGGCATCATAACTACTGCAAGAAAAAGTAAACAGGAAAGAAAGACCGAGACTGTAAGAAGGAAGAATGGGCCGTTTGCCGCCGGCGTCATGTTTTCCGCCCTCAATCCATTCTTTCTTGTCTGGTGGCTCACAGTCGGCCTGAAACTGGTATCTGATTCGGCTGCCTTTGGAGCTGTGGCGGGCCCTGCGCTATTGTTTGGTATGCACGTGTGGATGGACTATGTGTGGCTTGCCGCTACTGCGTACCTTGCGTCAAAAGGAAGTTCCGTTCTAAAGTCAAAATACTACCGGGTCTTGATGCTTGTGCTGGCCGGCCTTTTGCTGTATTATGGCGTCCAGTTTTTGATAAACGGGGTAATGATGATAATAATAAAGTAG